A region from the Longimicrobium terrae genome encodes:
- a CDS encoding RagB/SusD family nutrient uptake outer membrane protein, which yields MRVSLSGRASARLLLAFGLAGVAAGCDSLLDVDNPATYAAEDLDDPSVVPVLVNGVISRFQGSYDELALYSAVISDEAVTGNNFETVQRIDLRQIDKLNSTDVYPVLEYTRAAADSFEARLVRISPDTANRSLGLARVQAYGALTYALMGEFLCEAPVTPGQGAISPDSMFRLAIDRANRAIATATAYKAVAGSAGARADSIISFARVSAARAHLNLGERSQATAFASQVTTAADSMAGLIPGGFQWRSFYDVTNSSNTFFASAIGSTRNLGVDIAFRNLNDVRVRYNRAGGTGHDQATQLFAPYQSPSFSGFTSVGKPDSTGAAFTQSASIRISSALEARYIMAEAQGRTPENIRFLNVRSRAGQVDQSLVPTPPTAPQLAADASDAQYLSFLMDQRRRDFFLDGHRQGDLRRYIRLYSQNFYPTGNHPTANRGTYGTSVCFMPTQAEITGNPGYRP from the coding sequence ATGCGAGTTTCACTTTCCGGAAGAGCTTCCGCCCGTCTCCTGCTGGCCTTCGGGCTGGCGGGAGTGGCGGCCGGGTGCGATTCCCTGCTGGACGTGGACAACCCGGCCACCTACGCCGCGGAAGACCTGGATGACCCGTCGGTCGTTCCGGTGCTGGTGAACGGCGTCATCTCGCGCTTCCAGGGTTCGTACGACGAACTGGCGCTGTACAGCGCGGTGATCAGCGACGAGGCGGTGACGGGCAACAACTTCGAGACGGTGCAGCGCATTGACCTGCGCCAGATCGACAAGCTGAACTCCACCGACGTGTACCCCGTGCTGGAGTACACCCGCGCGGCGGCGGACAGCTTCGAGGCGCGCCTGGTGCGCATCTCGCCGGACACGGCTAACCGGTCGCTGGGCCTGGCCCGCGTGCAGGCCTACGGCGCGCTGACCTACGCGCTCATGGGCGAGTTCCTGTGCGAGGCGCCGGTGACCCCCGGCCAGGGCGCCATCAGCCCGGACTCCATGTTCCGGCTGGCCATCGACCGCGCCAACCGCGCCATCGCCACGGCGACGGCGTACAAGGCCGTCGCGGGCAGCGCCGGCGCGCGCGCCGACTCGATCATCAGCTTCGCCCGCGTTTCGGCCGCCCGCGCCCACCTGAACCTGGGTGAGCGTTCGCAGGCCACCGCGTTCGCGTCGCAGGTGACCACCGCGGCCGACAGCATGGCCGGCCTGATTCCGGGCGGCTTCCAGTGGCGTTCGTTCTACGACGTGACGAACAGCAGCAACACGTTCTTTGCGTCCGCCATCGGCAGCACCCGTAACCTGGGTGTGGACATCGCGTTCCGTAACCTGAACGACGTCCGCGTGCGCTACAACCGCGCTGGCGGCACCGGGCACGACCAGGCGACGCAGCTGTTTGCGCCGTACCAGTCGCCCTCGTTCAGCGGCTTCACCTCGGTCGGCAAGCCGGACTCGACGGGTGCGGCGTTCACGCAGAGCGCGTCCATCCGCATCTCTTCGGCGCTCGAGGCCCGCTACATCATGGCCGAGGCGCAGGGACGCACTCCGGAGAACATCCGGTTCCTGAACGTGCGTTCGCGCGCGGGCCAGGTGGACCAGAGCCTGGTCCCCACGCCGCCGACCGCGCCGCAGCTTGCTGCCGACGCGAGCGACGCGCAGTACCTGTCGTTCCTGATGGACCAGCGCCGCCGGGACTTCTTCCTGGACGGCCACCGCCAAGGCGATCTGCGCCGGTACATCCGTCTGTACTCGCAGAACTTCTACCCGACGGGCAACCACCCGACGGCGAACCGTGGCACCTACGGCACCAGCGTCTGCTTCATGCCGACGCAGGCCGAGATCACGGGCAACCCGGGCTACCGCCCGTAG
- a CDS encoding TetR family transcriptional regulator C-terminal domain-containing protein — protein MPKTKGERTREHIVAASAPLFNRQGYAATSVADLVQATGLERGGIYRHFQGKDELAAAAFDHTLALYRHRVRSRVEAERGAAARLSAFGAALASIVQDPVVAGGCPLLNTAVETDDAPGDGPRALLLRARAGMQQMIGYAREIIEEGMAAGEFRPGLDAGEEAEMIVATFEGALMLTKLYDDPRFLATAADRLRRQAREMSGAGS, from the coding sequence ATGCCAAAGACCAAGGGAGAACGTACCCGCGAGCACATCGTCGCCGCGTCGGCCCCGCTCTTCAACCGCCAGGGCTACGCGGCCACGAGCGTGGCCGATCTGGTGCAGGCCACGGGGCTGGAGCGCGGGGGCATCTACCGGCACTTTCAGGGCAAGGACGAACTTGCCGCCGCCGCGTTTGATCACACGCTGGCGCTGTACCGGCACCGGGTGCGGTCGCGGGTGGAGGCCGAGCGGGGGGCGGCCGCGCGCCTGTCCGCCTTCGGGGCCGCCTTGGCCAGCATCGTTCAGGACCCCGTGGTGGCGGGCGGCTGCCCGCTCCTGAACACCGCGGTGGAGACGGATGACGCGCCGGGAGATGGGCCGCGGGCGCTGCTTCTGCGCGCGCGCGCGGGGATGCAGCAGATGATCGGGTACGCGCGGGAGATCATCGAAGAAGGCATGGCGGCCGGCGAGTTCCGGCCCGGGCTGGACGCCGGCGAGGAAGCGGAGATGATCGTCGCCACCTTCGAAGGCGCCCTCATGCTCACCAAGCTGTACGATGACCCGCGGTTCCTCGCCACCGCCGCGGACCGGCTTCGCAGGCAGGCGCGGGAGATGAGCGGCGCGGGGAGTTGA
- the rpe gene encoding ribulose-phosphate 3-epimerase, translated as MSAIKIAPSILSADFGRLAEQIQEAERGGADWIHVDVMDGHFVPNITIGPLIAAVARKATSLPIDVHLMIEKPERYLSAFADAGADYLTVHVETSPHLHRTVQQIRELGVHPGVTLNPATPLESISEILVDVDLVLVMSVNPGFGGQSYIPGSTERIRRIRAMLDERGLSHVELEVDGGVAPPTIAQVKSAGASVVVAGSAVYNAKASVADNLRALRQAAGES; from the coding sequence ATGAGCGCCATCAAGATCGCGCCCTCCATCCTGTCCGCGGACTTCGGGCGGCTGGCGGAGCAGATTCAGGAAGCGGAGCGGGGCGGGGCGGACTGGATTCACGTGGACGTGATGGACGGGCACTTCGTCCCCAACATCACCATCGGGCCGCTGATCGCGGCGGTCGCGCGCAAGGCCACGTCGCTCCCCATCGACGTGCATCTGATGATTGAAAAGCCGGAGCGCTACCTGTCCGCCTTTGCCGACGCGGGCGCGGACTACCTGACCGTGCACGTGGAAACGTCGCCGCACCTGCACCGCACCGTTCAGCAGATCCGCGAACTGGGCGTGCATCCCGGCGTAACGCTGAACCCCGCCACGCCGCTGGAGTCCATCTCCGAAATCCTGGTGGACGTGGACCTGGTGCTGGTGATGTCGGTGAACCCGGGCTTCGGCGGGCAGTCGTACATCCCCGGCAGCACGGAGCGGATCCGCCGCATCCGCGCGATGCTGGACGAGCGGGGGCTGTCGCACGTGGAGCTGGAAGTGGATGGCGGGGTCGCGCCGCCCACGATCGCGCAGGTGAAGTCCGCGGGCGCGAGCGTGGTGGTGGCCGGGTCCGCCGTCTACAACGCCAAGGCTTCCGTGGCGGACAACCTCCGCGCGCTCCGCCAGGCTGCCGGCGAGAGCTGA
- a CDS encoding glycoside hydrolase family 43 protein, translating into MRAPSALRPLALLLPLAAACATAQPEPATAQPSDARFEWFEYMGDDPAFRQNRAGANEYLNPVLAGFYPDPSIARAGDDYYMVTSSFAYFPGVPLFHSRDLVNWTQIGHVLSRPSQLNLDSAGISRGIFAPVIRYNAGTFYMITTIVDRGGNFIVTATDPRGPWSDPVFLPEVDGIDPSIFFDDNGKAYIVNNGPPIGAPLYEGHRAIWMQEFDAASQRMTGPRRLIVNGGVDLARKPIWIEAPHILKVDGRYYLICAEGGTAEQHSEVVFRADSPWGPWIPWTENPILTQRHLDPARPLPITTTGHADFVRTPRGEWWAVFLGVRPYRGDHYNNGRETYLLPVRWTEDGWPEILRGDATVPYAGRRPDLPAQPAPPIPMTGNFTHRDEFDGAALAPEWVFIRTPREHWHALSSGALVLRPRAAVLGDVGAQPSFVGRRQQHAYGSASTAVRYTPRAEGDRAGLAAFHDDKHFYLLSVARRDGRPVVQLEQRSGDAPATVIASAPLTVPADGPVYLKVEARGDGYAFSYGTRPGEWAVLKDDADGTVLSTKVAGGFVGTMLGMYAHSASDSAR; encoded by the coding sequence ATGCGCGCACCGTCCGCCCTCCGCCCGCTCGCCCTGCTCCTTCCGCTCGCGGCGGCCTGCGCCACCGCCCAGCCGGAACCCGCCACCGCGCAGCCGTCCGACGCGCGCTTCGAGTGGTTCGAGTACATGGGCGACGATCCCGCTTTCCGCCAGAACCGCGCGGGCGCGAACGAGTACCTGAACCCCGTGCTGGCCGGCTTCTATCCCGACCCCAGTATCGCGCGCGCGGGCGACGACTACTACATGGTCACATCAAGCTTCGCGTACTTTCCGGGCGTCCCGCTCTTTCACAGCCGCGACCTGGTCAACTGGACGCAGATCGGCCATGTGCTGAGCCGTCCGTCGCAGCTGAACCTGGACAGCGCCGGCATTTCGCGCGGCATCTTCGCCCCGGTGATTCGCTACAACGCGGGCACCTTCTACATGATCACGACCATCGTGGACCGCGGCGGAAACTTCATCGTCACCGCCACCGATCCGCGCGGGCCATGGTCCGATCCCGTCTTTCTCCCGGAAGTGGACGGCATCGATCCTTCCATCTTCTTTGACGACAACGGCAAGGCGTACATCGTCAACAACGGTCCGCCCATCGGCGCGCCGCTGTACGAGGGGCACCGCGCCATCTGGATGCAGGAATTCGACGCCGCCAGCCAGCGGATGACCGGCCCGCGGCGTCTGATCGTGAACGGCGGGGTGGATCTGGCCAGGAAGCCGATCTGGATCGAGGCGCCGCACATCCTGAAGGTGGACGGCCGCTACTACCTGATCTGCGCGGAAGGCGGCACGGCGGAGCAGCACTCCGAAGTCGTGTTCCGTGCGGATTCGCCGTGGGGACCGTGGATTCCGTGGACGGAGAATCCCATCCTCACGCAGCGCCACCTAGACCCCGCGCGCCCGCTGCCCATCACCACGACGGGCCACGCGGATTTCGTGCGGACGCCCCGCGGCGAGTGGTGGGCGGTCTTCCTGGGCGTGCGCCCGTACCGCGGCGACCACTACAACAACGGCCGCGAGACGTACCTGCTTCCCGTTCGATGGACGGAGGACGGCTGGCCGGAGATCCTGCGCGGCGACGCGACGGTGCCGTACGCCGGCCGCCGTCCCGATCTGCCCGCCCAGCCCGCGCCGCCGATCCCCATGACGGGCAACTTCACGCACCGCGACGAGTTCGATGGGGCGGCGCTCGCGCCGGAGTGGGTGTTCATCCGCACCCCGCGCGAACACTGGCACGCCCTGTCGTCCGGCGCGCTGGTGCTGCGTCCGCGCGCGGCGGTGCTGGGCGACGTGGGCGCGCAGCCCTCCTTTGTGGGAAGGCGGCAGCAGCATGCGTACGGATCGGCATCCACCGCCGTGCGCTACACGCCGCGCGCGGAGGGCGACCGCGCCGGCCTCGCCGCGTTCCACGACGACAAGCACTTCTACCTGCTGAGCGTCGCCCGGCGCGACGGGCGCCCCGTGGTGCAGCTCGAGCAGCGCTCCGGCGACGCCCCCGCCACGGTGATCGCCTCCGCGCCGCTGACGGTCCCGGCCGATGGCCCCGTCTACCTCAAGGTCGAGGCGCGCGGCGACGGGTACGCGTTTTCGTACGGCACGCGGCCGGGCGAGTGGGCGGTGCTCAAGGACGACGCGGACGGTACCGTGCTCAGCACCAAGGTGGCCGGCGGCTTCGTGGGCACCATGCTGGGGATGTACGCCCACTCCGCTTCGGATTCGGCACGATAG
- a CDS encoding tetratricopeptide repeat protein — protein sequence MDDETLDGMPVDSAEELEALITEAQSLGEQERWPEAHEMLVNELDRHPENALLLCWVGLAAQRLGEEAEAYDMFRRTLALSPTDPFILAAAGTGVAALDDPSAESALRLAALTAPDFPFARLAYGSYLSREGLYTEAISELEAARTLAPEDAGVQAELGIAYLLAGRPAPGLDALEEALSLTSDDSWLRGLFGLALVDAGRGEEGAEQLHQSAEERVEDVEVQLLAALAMGAQGWEDPAWEAFARAEAAADSSDGALLSEVEDCLNAGPEASEEFLRTDLGPPLLRERLLQRA from the coding sequence GTGGATGACGAGACGTTGGATGGAATGCCCGTGGACAGCGCCGAGGAACTCGAGGCGCTGATCACCGAAGCGCAGTCGCTGGGCGAGCAGGAACGCTGGCCCGAGGCGCACGAGATGCTCGTAAACGAGCTGGACCGGCACCCGGAGAACGCCCTTCTGCTCTGCTGGGTGGGTCTCGCCGCGCAGCGTCTGGGGGAGGAAGCCGAGGCGTACGACATGTTCCGCCGCACCCTCGCGCTCAGCCCCACCGACCCGTTTATCCTGGCGGCGGCCGGCACGGGCGTGGCCGCGCTGGACGATCCCTCCGCGGAGTCCGCCCTGCGGCTGGCCGCGTTGACGGCGCCGGACTTTCCTTTCGCGCGGCTTGCGTACGGCTCGTATCTGTCGCGCGAAGGACTGTACACCGAGGCGATCTCGGAGCTGGAGGCCGCCCGCACCCTCGCGCCGGAAGACGCCGGCGTGCAGGCCGAACTGGGGATTGCGTACCTGCTGGCCGGCCGCCCCGCACCCGGGCTGGACGCGCTGGAAGAAGCGCTCTCGCTGACCTCGGACGACAGCTGGCTGCGCGGCCTGTTCGGCCTGGCGCTGGTGGATGCGGGGCGCGGCGAAGAAGGCGCGGAGCAGCTTCACCAGTCGGCGGAGGAGCGGGTGGAAGACGTGGAGGTGCAACTGCTGGCCGCGCTGGCCATGGGCGCGCAGGGGTGGGAAGACCCCGCGTGGGAAGCATTCGCGCGCGCCGAGGCCGCGGCCGACAGCAGCGACGGCGCCCTTCTTTCCGAGGTGGAAGACTGCCTGAACGCCGGCCCCGAAGCCTCCGAAGAGTTTCTGCGCACGGACCTGGGCCCGCCGCTGCTGCGCGAGCGGCTGCTGCAGCGGGCCTGA
- the rpiA gene encoding ribose-5-phosphate isomerase RpiA: protein MTDTEALKRRAAERAAEWIRDGMTVGLGTGSTVRHLLDVIAERRAAGEWAGIVGVPTSEDTTARARRLGIPLATLDERPRVDLTIDGADEVDPQLRLIKGLGAALLREKIVAAASAELVIVADDTKVVQRLGTRAPLPVEVDPFGAAIQVDFLRGLGAEPVLRERDGAPVVTDGGGRIYDCRFAGGIADPEALERALLMRPGILECGLFLGMATAVVIAGADGVSVRTREDAR from the coding sequence ATGACGGATACGGAAGCGCTGAAGCGGCGGGCCGCCGAGCGCGCGGCGGAGTGGATCCGCGACGGGATGACGGTGGGGCTGGGAACGGGCTCCACGGTGCGCCACCTGCTGGACGTGATCGCGGAGCGCCGCGCTGCCGGCGAGTGGGCGGGCATCGTGGGCGTGCCCACGTCGGAAGACACGACGGCGCGGGCCCGTCGGCTGGGCATTCCGCTGGCCACGCTGGACGAGCGCCCGCGCGTGGACCTGACCATCGACGGCGCGGACGAGGTGGATCCCCAGCTGCGGCTCATCAAGGGGCTGGGCGCGGCGCTGCTGCGGGAAAAGATCGTCGCCGCCGCGTCCGCCGAGTTGGTGATCGTGGCGGATGACACCAAGGTGGTGCAGCGGCTGGGGACGCGCGCGCCGCTTCCGGTGGAGGTGGATCCGTTCGGCGCCGCCATCCAGGTGGACTTCCTGCGCGGCCTGGGCGCCGAGCCCGTCCTTCGCGAGCGGGACGGCGCGCCCGTGGTGACGGACGGCGGCGGGCGCATCTACGACTGCCGCTTCGCCGGCGGCATCGCCGACCCGGAGGCGCTGGAGCGCGCGCTGCTCATGCGGCCCGGCATTCTGGAGTGCGGGCTGTTTCTGGGGATGGCGACGGCGGTGGTGATCGCGGGCGCGGACGGTGTGAGCGTGCGCACGCGGGAGGACGCGCGATGA
- the fabF gene encoding beta-ketoacyl-ACP synthase II: MPTQRTPGERVVVTGLGVVSPVGIGVEESWKNLMAGVSGAATITAFDSSAFSTTFACEVKGFRATDHMDRKLANRTDLFTHYAVASAAEAIRDAGLRPEAMTQDARDRTGVIFGSGQGGLRTFQEQTRAYLEGGPRRLSPFFVPMMIVDMAPGIISMQYGFRGPNHSVVSACATGNHNLADAMMAIQRGEADVMITGGSEASICELGLGGFAAMRALSTRNDAPERASRPFDADRDGFVMGEGAGALVLESLAHARARGARIHAEVLAVGAAADAYHMTAPHPEGAGAVLAMRRALAQAGVNAGEVGTINMHGTSTPLGDASESAAIRTVFGEHADRITPTSTKSMTGHMLGAAGAMEAVASVLSLVHQAVPPTINFQWADPGCDLPYALNQAVHRPISLALSNAFGFGGHNTTAVFRAWEE; encoded by the coding sequence ATGCCAACGCAGCGCACCCCCGGCGAGCGGGTCGTGGTCACCGGGCTCGGAGTGGTTTCCCCCGTAGGCATCGGGGTGGAGGAATCGTGGAAGAACCTGATGGCGGGCGTGAGCGGGGCGGCCACGATCACCGCCTTTGACTCCTCCGCCTTCAGCACCACGTTCGCGTGCGAGGTGAAGGGATTCCGCGCCACCGACCACATGGACCGCAAGCTTGCCAACCGCACCGACCTGTTCACGCACTACGCCGTCGCGAGCGCGGCGGAGGCCATTCGCGACGCCGGCCTGCGTCCGGAGGCCATGACGCAGGACGCGCGGGACCGCACGGGGGTGATCTTCGGCTCCGGGCAGGGCGGGCTTCGCACCTTTCAGGAACAGACCCGCGCGTACCTGGAGGGCGGGCCGCGCCGCCTGTCTCCGTTCTTTGTTCCGATGATGATCGTGGACATGGCGCCGGGGATCATCTCCATGCAGTACGGCTTTCGCGGCCCCAACCATTCCGTGGTTTCCGCCTGCGCCACGGGAAACCATAACCTCGCGGACGCCATGATGGCCATTCAGCGCGGCGAGGCGGACGTGATGATCACGGGTGGGAGCGAGGCGTCCATCTGCGAACTGGGACTCGGGGGATTCGCCGCCATGCGCGCGCTTTCCACCCGCAACGACGCCCCGGAACGCGCGAGCCGCCCCTTTGACGCGGATCGCGACGGGTTCGTGATGGGCGAGGGCGCGGGAGCGCTGGTGCTGGAATCGCTGGCGCACGCCCGGGCGCGCGGCGCCCGCATTCATGCCGAGGTGCTGGCCGTGGGCGCGGCGGCGGACGCGTATCACATGACGGCGCCGCACCCCGAGGGTGCGGGCGCGGTGCTCGCCATGCGGCGCGCGCTGGCGCAGGCGGGAGTGAATGCGGGCGAGGTGGGCACCATCAACATGCACGGCACGTCAACGCCGCTGGGCGACGCCAGCGAGAGCGCGGCGATCCGCACGGTGTTCGGGGAGCACGCCGACCGCATTACGCCCACATCCACCAAGAGCATGACGGGGCACATGCTGGGCGCGGCGGGAGCGATGGAGGCCGTGGCCAGCGTCCTGTCGCTGGTGCACCAGGCGGTGCCGCCGACCATCAACTTTCAGTGGGCGGATCCCGGCTGCGATCTTCCGTACGCGCTGAACCAGGCCGTGCACCGCCCCATTTCCTTGGCGCTCAGCAACGCGTTCGGATTTGGCGGGCACAACACGACGGCGGTGTTCCGCGCGTGGGAGGAGTAG
- a CDS encoding SusC/RagA family TonB-linked outer membrane protein, whose amino-acid sequence MLRKHLNDWDYMMFSVRMRSILSLAAAALLLGAPVALSAQARTTISGSVRGPNGQPVSSARVVVSGTTTGALTDQSGAYRLAVTGATGTTITLRASAIGYGSQAATVTLNGAALTQNFQITEQALALDAVVVTGSPTGQATRREVPNSVSTIQTADVVDNNASINNVTAVLQSRVPGVQVMTQSGTEGTSPRVRIRGISSINAGSAPIYVIDGVRMNGASQTIFGVGGASQSASDAVHPSDIESIEVIKGPAASTLYGADAANGVISITTKKGRAGQQRVQVQSRVSYGEQEFHGRTFTNYTLCTKGRVDSAGFNIVNRTYPGCSGVTPGQFITADLLRQDPKALRTGHLRTYSLNATGGGERFGFFLSGNWDDNDGVTYNNEFSRISGRANFTVTPSDKLDANVNLGYSRTENQLPLSDNASLGLTRNANRATPGRLNPFGVSWLGLSPTEINAFDNSTEADRFLLSGIVRWQPFTWFQNRLAGGFDYNSRTSQEFYARDEIGLAQNPQCQAGRCPYGALQATGLRQQIRPLDRLYTVDYAGTISNDLPRDFSSTLTFGSQLISTRFGYIQGTSYGFAPGSVTLLGTGSTNTGNETYQDQRTIGFFAQETVGWRDRLFLTAGLRNDRNSAFGADQEYALYPKLGASYVISEEPFFNVPGVDQFRIRAAWGRAGNAPAPYSAEQTFVPNPVIINEAGAVVGQGFLANTYGNPNLTAEQGEEYELGFDGSLLNGRIALDFTYYNKTTNDALIPVPNPPSGGFAGSVNQNVGEINNRGTELTLSVLPIETRNFTWESRIAHATLKNELVSFGGVRSDPIISGFSVAGTGVILGEGRPLGTLFGTVPSRGANGEILRGAPTATYRRGPIIANDTVYYGGSLPTRTLSWDNSFRVFRNLRFGFQLDRQTGAYQLNLTRRTRTVGDLLVKEVLLTSESTAADTLVHDMLRTGGGGQYIESTDFVKLREISASYVVPTRFTQRFGTEGVVVSLSGRNLSTWTDYTGVDPEVNADNSDFLLAETNAVPPTRRITASITVRF is encoded by the coding sequence TTGCTCCGCAAGCACCTCAACGACTGGGACTACATGATGTTCTCCGTCCGGATGCGATCCATCCTGTCCCTGGCGGCGGCTGCGCTGCTGCTGGGGGCGCCTGTGGCATTGAGTGCCCAGGCACGCACCACCATTTCGGGCAGTGTCCGCGGCCCCAACGGCCAGCCCGTTTCGTCCGCCCGCGTCGTGGTTTCCGGCACCACCACCGGCGCCCTGACCGACCAGAGCGGTGCGTACCGCCTGGCCGTCACCGGCGCCACCGGCACCACCATCACTCTGCGTGCCAGCGCCATCGGCTACGGCTCGCAGGCGGCCACGGTGACCCTGAACGGGGCCGCCCTGACCCAGAACTTCCAGATCACCGAGCAGGCGCTGGCGCTTGACGCCGTGGTGGTCACCGGCTCGCCCACGGGGCAGGCCACCCGCCGCGAAGTTCCCAACTCGGTCAGCACCATCCAGACCGCCGACGTCGTCGATAACAACGCGTCCATCAACAACGTCACCGCCGTGCTGCAGTCGCGCGTGCCGGGCGTGCAGGTGATGACGCAGTCGGGCACCGAGGGCACCTCGCCCCGCGTCCGCATCCGCGGCATCAGCTCCATCAACGCCGGCTCCGCCCCGATCTACGTGATCGACGGCGTGCGCATGAACGGCGCGAGCCAGACCATCTTCGGCGTGGGCGGCGCTTCGCAGTCCGCCTCCGACGCGGTGCACCCCTCCGACATCGAGAGCATCGAAGTCATCAAGGGCCCCGCCGCCTCGACGCTGTACGGTGCCGACGCCGCCAACGGCGTGATCAGCATCACCACCAAGAAGGGCCGCGCCGGCCAGCAGCGCGTGCAGGTGCAGAGCCGCGTCTCCTACGGTGAGCAGGAGTTCCACGGCCGCACCTTCACGAACTACACGCTGTGCACCAAGGGCCGCGTGGACAGCGCCGGCTTCAACATCGTGAACCGCACCTATCCCGGGTGCTCGGGCGTGACCCCCGGCCAGTTCATCACGGCCGACCTGCTGCGCCAGGATCCCAAGGCGCTGCGCACGGGCCACCTGCGCACGTACTCGCTGAACGCCACCGGCGGCGGCGAGCGCTTCGGGTTCTTCCTGAGCGGCAACTGGGACGACAACGACGGCGTCACGTACAACAACGAGTTTTCGCGCATCTCGGGCCGGGCCAACTTCACCGTTACGCCCTCCGACAAGCTGGACGCGAACGTCAACCTGGGCTACTCGCGCACCGAGAACCAGCTGCCGCTTTCGGACAACGCTTCGCTGGGCCTTACCCGCAACGCGAACCGCGCCACTCCGGGCCGCCTCAACCCGTTCGGGGTGAGCTGGCTGGGCCTGAGCCCCACCGAGATCAACGCGTTCGACAACAGCACCGAGGCCGACCGCTTCCTGCTGTCGGGCATCGTGCGCTGGCAGCCGTTCACCTGGTTCCAGAACCGGCTTGCCGGCGGCTTTGACTACAACAGCCGCACCAGCCAGGAGTTCTACGCGCGCGACGAAATCGGCCTTGCGCAGAACCCCCAGTGCCAGGCCGGCCGCTGCCCGTACGGCGCGCTCCAGGCCACCGGCCTGCGCCAGCAGATCCGCCCGCTGGACCGCCTGTACACGGTTGACTACGCGGGTACCATCAGCAACGACCTTCCGCGCGACTTCTCGTCGACGCTGACGTTCGGCAGCCAGCTGATCTCCACGCGCTTCGGCTACATCCAGGGCACCTCGTACGGCTTCGCGCCGGGCAGCGTGACCCTGCTGGGCACCGGCTCCACCAACACCGGCAACGAGACCTACCAGGACCAGCGCACGATCGGCTTCTTCGCGCAGGAGACGGTGGGCTGGCGTGACCGTCTGTTCCTTACGGCCGGTCTGCGCAACGACCGCAACTCGGCGTTCGGCGCCGACCAGGAGTACGCGCTGTACCCCAAGCTGGGCGCTTCGTACGTGATCAGCGAGGAGCCCTTCTTCAACGTGCCGGGCGTGGACCAGTTCCGCATTCGCGCCGCCTGGGGCCGGGCCGGCAACGCGCCCGCGCCGTACTCGGCCGAGCAGACCTTCGTTCCCAACCCGGTCATCATCAACGAGGCGGGCGCGGTCGTGGGGCAGGGCTTCCTGGCCAACACGTACGGCAACCCCAACCTGACGGCGGAGCAGGGCGAAGAGTACGAGCTGGGCTTTGACGGCTCGCTGCTCAACGGCCGCATCGCGCTGGACTTCACGTACTACAACAAGACCACGAACGACGCGCTGATCCCGGTGCCCAACCCGCCCTCCGGCGGTTTCGCGGGCTCCGTGAACCAGAACGTGGGCGAGATCAACAACCGCGGCACCGAGCTCACGCTGAGCGTGCTGCCGATCGAGACCCGCAACTTCACGTGGGAAAGCCGCATCGCGCACGCCACGCTCAAGAACGAGCTGGTGAGCTTCGGCGGCGTGCGCTCGGACCCGATCATCTCGGGCTTCAGCGTGGCCGGCACGGGCGTGATCCTGGGCGAAGGCCGCCCGCTGGGCACCCTGTTCGGCACGGTGCCTTCGCGTGGCGCCAACGGCGAAATCCTTCGCGGCGCGCCGACGGCGACCTACCGCCGCGGCCCGATCATCGCCAACGACACGGTGTACTACGGCGGCTCGCTGCCCACCCGCACCCTGTCGTGGGACAACAGCTTCCGCGTGTTCCGCAACCTGCGCTTCGGCTTCCAGCTTGACCGCCAGACCGGCGCGTACCAGCTGAACCTGACCCGCCGCACGCGCACCGTGGGCGACCTGCTGGTGAAGGAAGTGCTCCTGACCTCGGAATCGACCGCGGCGGACACGCTGGTTCACGACATGCTGCGCACGGGCGGCGGCGGCCAGTACATCGAGAGCACCGACTTCGTGAAGCTGCGCGAGATCTCGGCGAGCTACGTGGTTCCCACGCGCTTCACGCAGCGCTTTGGCACCGAGGGCGTGGTGGTGTCGCTTTCCGGCCGCAACCTCTCCACCTGGACGGACTACACCGGCGTGGACCCCGAAGTGAACGCCGACAACAGCGACTTCCTGCTGGCCGAGACGAACGCGGTGCCGCCGACCCGGCGTATCACGGCGTCCATCACCGTCCGCTTCTAA